The Blattabacterium sp. (Cryptocercus kyebangensis) region TTTTTTATGGATAGTAAATTTAATAGAATAATTAAACCTAATATGATTTATGGTATATTTTACTAATTTATAAGTATCCGTAGCTACAAAAGTAGATCCATGTGGAGAAAAATGAAAAAAAACTCCATTCATAATAGGAGTTAAATATTCATTTCCGGTTGCAAATAAAGTTTTTTTTAAAATTTTCAAAAGTATTTTTGAATATAAAATAATTTTACTAGTTTTTTTTACTATCAATAAAGTATTTGGATCACTATTTATAGAGTTTATCATCTCATTAGAGATACTAGGAATAGGGTAATTCCCCTGTTTAGAATAAATATTAAGTATATTTTTTTCTTTTTTTATAAGAATAGGTTCTTCCGGAAAAGTATTTAAAAGATCTATCATCAATTTTGGATGAATAGCTATTTTTTCTTTTGAATTTTTTTTTACACATACTTGTATTTCTGTAGTAATAATGTTATTTTCTGAATCCGAAATCATAATGATCAACTTTTCTCCGAAAATTTCAAAAATAAAATATTCTGAATTATTTCTAGGATTTATAATTTTATGTAAAACACATAATTTTTGTAAAAGAGAAAAGCTAGAAACAAAAAAATGCATGTTATACTTTTTTTTTAAAACAGAATAGCGTGAGGGGGAATTGAACCCCCGACCTCTGGGTTATGAATCCAACGCTCTAACCATCTGAGCTATCACGCCTTATATTCTTATAATATAGAAAAAATCATAAATTTATAAAAGAAAAATTGCAAAAAAATTAAAGTTAATCTATTTTTTATTAATACATTTTTAATATTATGACTTTTGATTTAAGTAACTATAGAAAAATTTATCAAAAAAATAATTTGATCGAATCTGATGTTCCATCAGATCCTTTAAAATTATTTCATAATTGGTTTCAAGAAGAAAAAAATATTCATAAAGTATATAAAATAAATGAAGAGCCTAATGCTATGTCTATTTCAACTATAGGGAAAGATGGAGTTCCTGAAACTAGAATTGTTTTGTTAAAAATGTACTCTAAAGAAGGTTTTGTATTTTATACAAATTATTATAGCTTTAAAGGAAGATCTATTCAAAAAAATCCAAAAGCATGTATCTCTTTTTATTGGCCAAATACAGAAAGACAAATTCTTATTCAAGGAGATGTTCTAAAAATATCAAAAAATAAATCGGATGAATATTTTTATAAAAGACCCAAAGAAAATCAAATAGGATGTTGGGCTTCGAAACAAAGTGTCATTATTCCATCTAAAGAATATTTATTTATTCAGTATCAAAAATGGAATCATTTTTTTAAAATACATATGATAAAACGTCCTTTTTATTGGGGAGGATATATCGTAAAACCTTATAAAATGGAATTTTGGCAGGGAAGGCCAAAAAGACTTCATGATAGATTAATTTATAGTTTAGAAAAAAAAAGTAATAAATGGAAATTATATCGATTATCTCCATAAAATAATAAGAAGATAAAGTGATCCAACCACCTTATCTTCTGTTATGAAAAAAAAATTATAAATTCGTTAATTCTGCCCCTATTTTGAATTTAGCAACCTTTTTTCCTGGAATAAAAATTTTTTTTCCTGTTCTAGGATTAATTCCATTTCTTGGATTCCTGTTTATAACAGAAAAGGTTCCAAATCCAATCAAGGTAACTTTATCTCCTTTTTTTAGGGATTCAATTATGGTTTCAATAAATGCATCTGTAATGTTTTTCGCTTTTATTTTTGTAATCCCTGTTTTTTCAGCTATTGAATTCACCAATTCTGTTTTGTTCATTATACAATTAATTTAATTTTAATTAACTATAAAACAACATTTTTATAATTAACGATAGCAAATATAATGGATAAATATGGATGACCGAATAAAAAATTTATTTTTATCGAACAAAAAGGTTTTTTCTTATTTTTATTCCGTTAATTAAATTCTTTATATCCATTTTTTTTTTCCCCTCTATTTGTCCTTCAATAATAGAGATAAACCCTTCTTTTACAGAAATTTTCATTTCATATGACGAAAGAATTACAAATCCAATTGGAAAAGAATGTATTTCCCTTATTTTTTTAACAATGAAAATCTTAAACCTAACGAATATTTTTTCATTAAAAAATAAAAATGTCCATGCTGTAGGATAAGGACTAAGTCCTCGTATTTTATTATAAATAACTTCTATAGAATTTTCTTTCCAAAAAATTCTACAATCTATAGGAGATATTTTTGGAGCATATTTTAATGGTGAAGAAATAATATATTTTTGAATTTTTGGTTTTATTTTTTTTTGAAGAATACCTTCTAATGTTTTTATGATCATAGATCCACTAAATTTTTTTAATTTATTTTCAAGTTCTCCAGCTGTTTCTTCCTTTTCTATTTTTATTTCTTTTTGTAAAAGGATTTTTCCATAATCGACTTGATTATTGACAAAAAAAGTGGTTAATCCAGTTTTATTTTCTCCATTAATAATTGCCCAATTAATAGGAGCTGCTCCTCTATATTGTGGTAGAAAAGAGGCATGTAGATTTAAGGTTCCCATTTTTGGATTTCCCCAAACTTCTTTAGGTAAAATTCGAAATGAAACTATAATTTGTATATCTGCATTCCATATTTTTAAATTCTTTAAAAAAAAAGGATCTATAAGATTTTTTGGTTGTAGAATAGGAATATGATTTTCTAATGCATATTTTTTTACAGATGTATTTCTTTTATTTTTATTGAAAATAGAATCAGGATTTGTAATTATTCCTACAATATTATATTTTCTAATAGATAGTTCTTTTAAAGAAAAAAGAGAAAAAGGAGTAGAACCTATAAATACAATTCTAGGAAACTTTTTCATATATGAATAATATTAAACTATTTTATTTGTAATTTAAATTCACTAATTTTATCTTGTAATATTGTAATAGAAAATAGTTCATTGATTTTTGAAAATCAAACCTAAACAATGATTTATCAAATTTTCAAATATAATTCAAATAAATATCAATAGACAATAAAATATGTATTGGACTTTAGAATTAGCTTCTCATTTAGAAGATGCTCCTTGGCCCGCAACAAAGGATGAATTAATCGATTTTGCTATTCGAACTGGTGCTCCACTGGAAGTTGTGGAGAATCTTCAACAGTTAGAAAATGGAGAAGGAGAAATTTTTGAATCTATAGAAGATATATGGGCGGATTATCCACGTGATGATGAAGATTTTTATTGGAATAGAGATGAATATGAACTTTGAATGAAAATTACGAAC contains the following coding sequences:
- the dnaN gene encoding DNA polymerase III subunit beta, producing MHFFVSSFSLLQKLCVLHKIINPRNNSEYFIFEIFGEKLIIMISDSENNIITTEIQVCVKKNSKEKIAIHPKLMIDLLNTFPEEPILIKKEKNILNIYSKQGNYPIPSISNEMINSINSDPNTLLIVKKTSKIILYSKILLKILKKTLFATGNEYLTPIMNGVFFHFSPHGSTFVATDTYKLVKYTINHIRFNYSIKFTIHKKSLKILQNILNEENEKSIVTIEYNKIDIIKFHFKNKIFLCKFIDEKYPDFNSVIPKNKDILFIVNRLLFLNSIKRISIFSKKKISLIRFHLKNNKLKIYEEDPIIPSYSKIQCKSIYEEFKGGYIKMAFNSQFLIETLSSFNEDFISFEFCNSNKSGIMRPYSNTKKEESILILIMSVII
- the pdxH gene encoding pyridoxamine 5'-phosphate oxidase, with amino-acid sequence MTFDLSNYRKIYQKNNLIESDVPSDPLKLFHNWFQEEKNIHKVYKINEEPNAMSISTIGKDGVPETRIVLLKMYSKEGFVFYTNYYSFKGRSIQKNPKACISFYWPNTERQILIQGDVLKISKNKSDEYFYKRPKENQIGCWASKQSVIIPSKEYLFIQYQKWNHFFKIHMIKRPFYWGGYIVKPYKMEFWQGRPKRLHDRLIYSLEKKSNKWKLYRLSP
- a CDS encoding HU family DNA-binding protein, with the translated sequence MNKTELVNSIAEKTGITKIKAKNITDAFIETIIESLKKGDKVTLIGFGTFSVINRNPRNGINPRTGKKIFIPGKKVAKFKIGAELTNL
- the fmt gene encoding methionyl-tRNA formyltransferase: MKKFPRIVFIGSTPFSLFSLKELSIRKYNIVGIITNPDSIFNKNKRNTSVKKYALENHIPILQPKNLIDPFFLKNLKIWNADIQIIVSFRILPKEVWGNPKMGTLNLHASFLPQYRGAAPINWAIINGENKTGLTTFFVNNQVDYGKILLQKEIKIEKEETAGELENKLKKFSGSMIIKTLEGILQKKIKPKIQKYIISSPLKYAPKISPIDCRIFWKENSIEVIYNKIRGLSPYPTAWTFLFFNEKIFVRFKIFIVKKIREIHSFPIGFVILSSYEMKISVKEGFISIIEGQIEGKKKMDIKNLINGIKIRKNLFVR
- a CDS encoding DUF2795 domain-containing protein; translated protein: MYWTLELASHLEDAPWPATKDELIDFAIRTGAPLEVVENLQQLENGEGEIFESIEDIWADYPRDDEDFYWNRDEYEL